CGCTGACGCCCCCGGCAGGTATTCGGACAGCGAGTATGAATACCGACACGTGCAGCTGCCCAAGGCAATGCTCAAGGCGATCCCCAAGGACTACCACGACACGGCCAAGGGCACGTTGAAGCTGCTGTGGGAGGACGAGTGGCGGGCCATTGGCATCACGCAGgtacgtcgccgtcgtcgtcgtcgtcgtcgttgtcgccaCTGTGCCGTCGGGATGGATCGGACACGCTGACGCGCGCGCAGAGCCTCGGCTGGGAGCATTACGAGG
This region of Purpureocillium takamizusanense chromosome 9, complete sequence genomic DNA includes:
- the CKS1 gene encoding Cyclin-dependent kinases regulatory subunit (Cell division control protein cks1) (COG:H~EggNog:ENOG503P3US) gives rise to the protein MDIDTSRRNKSPRPLSDSERARLEEFIDSIHYSARYSDSEYEYRHVQLPKAMLKAIPKDYHDTAKGTLKLLWEDEWRAIGITQSLGWEHYEVHEPEPHILLFKRPLNYQPPQ